GATACAACAATCCCTCCAAGCTACTAATAGTGAACTGCAGATGATTGTTTCCTTTTATACCTGTGCTTATGCCGTATTTCAAATATCTGGAGGGCGATTGGGCGATATTTATGGGCGAAAAAATGTGTTTATACTAGGACTTTTTGGGTTTGTCTTTTTTTCCGCCCTTTGTGGATGTGCTCAATCCTCGACGATGATGATTGTTGGGCGTATTGGTCAAGGAGTCTCCGGTGCGATTATGATTCCACAAGTACTCGCAATTGTTCAGGGAATATTCAATGAAAAAGAAAAGCGATTGGTCATGGCTTTGTATAGTTTTACTTTTGGTATTGCTGCGGCCTTGGGGCAATATTTAGGCGCTTTGCTCATCGAATGGAATCTATTTGATTTGGGATGGCGTATTATCTTTCTCGTCAATCTTCCTGTAGGGATTTTGGCCTTGCTCTTGGCACTTGTCGCTTTACCTAAACAAGAAATAAAAACAGGAGAGACTATTGATTACCAAGGAACCTTATTCCTGACGTTAGGTTTAATGAGTTTTATTTATCCTTTAACCACTGGTATTGAAGATGGAATTACCTTACACACAGTGGGGTATTTACTCAGTGCGATTATTTTTATGTATCTGTTTGTTCGACTTGAAAAAAAGAGAAAAAGAGAGGGTAAAAGTGTATTGGTCGATTTTGATATTTTTCAATACAGAAATTTAAAATTGGGAGTAATCATTAGCTTTTTGTATTATGCAAGTGGGGTGTTTTACTTGGTTTTTGGGATCTATTTACAAAAAGAATGGCATTGGAGTAGCATGGAAGCAGGAAAAGCCATTATTCCTTTTGGTGTTGGATTTATTGTCATGTCTTTGTGTTCTTCTATACTTAGCAAATACCTCAAAGAGGCACTTTTATCCGTAGGATTAATGCTGTATATGTTGGGGTTTATTCTTTTGATGATTACGTTATATCAATATCACCCTGTTGTATTTAAAGTAAATTTATTTGTAATCGGTTGTGGGATGGGGCTAACCTTAGCCTCTGTTGTTCGCCTTAGTTTAAGCAATATACCTATTCAATTTGCTGGCTTAGCTTCCGGTGCAGTTAATTGTGGACTGCAAATCGGTTCTGCCTTTGGAGTGGCTGCTTTGGGAAGTGTGTTTTTTGCTCTAGTTGAAATAAAAAATTACACCTTTGCTTTTGCCTTCGTTTTAGGATTGATTTGCTTGTTATTGCTGCTTGCGTTTTCCTTGAGTCTTAGGATGAGGAAAGGTAGGGGCGAATGATATTTGCTTTTTTACAACAAACCTCTTTAATCGATAAATTTTGCAAATTCACAAATTCACCCCACCGCGTCTTACGCAAACTTCTTACTTGCAGCAACACATA
The window above is part of the Myroides odoratus DSM 2801 genome. Proteins encoded here:
- a CDS encoding MFS transporter gives rise to the protein MMLKNKWFLLFILLLATILSPLDFYIVNLALPAIQQSLQATNSELQMIVSFYTCAYAVFQISGGRLGDIYGRKNVFILGLFGFVFFSALCGCAQSSTMMIVGRIGQGVSGAIMIPQVLAIVQGIFNEKEKRLVMALYSFTFGIAAALGQYLGALLIEWNLFDLGWRIIFLVNLPVGILALLLALVALPKQEIKTGETIDYQGTLFLTLGLMSFIYPLTTGIEDGITLHTVGYLLSAIIFMYLFVRLEKKRKREGKSVLVDFDIFQYRNLKLGVIISFLYYASGVFYLVFGIYLQKEWHWSSMEAGKAIIPFGVGFIVMSLCSSILSKYLKEALLSVGLMLYMLGFILLMITLYQYHPVVFKVNLFVIGCGMGLTLASVVRLSLSNIPIQFAGLASGAVNCGLQIGSAFGVAALGSVFFALVEIKNYTFAFAFVLGLICLLLLLAFSLSLRMRKGRGE